In Primulina huaijiensis isolate GDHJ02 chromosome 6, ASM1229523v2, whole genome shotgun sequence, a single window of DNA contains:
- the LOC140978282 gene encoding serine/threonine protein phosphatase 2A 55 kDa regulatory subunit B beta isoform-like: MNGGDGGEAAAATAGPPAPLEWKFSQVFGERTAGEEVQEVDIISAIEFDKTGNHLATGDRGGRVVLFERTDTKEHGRNRKDLEKMDYPISRHPEFRYKTEFQSHEPEFDYLKSLEIEEKINKIRWCQTANGAVFLLSTNDKTIKFWKVQEKKVKKISELNVDPSKVCSAASSSDSSSHNQHLSNGSYSDRSYNFSRNDGLSLPSDSIHSLRLPMITSAESSLVARCRRVYAHAHDYHINSISNNSDCETFISADDLRINLWNLEISSQSFNIVDVKPANMEDLTEVITSAEFHPTHCNMLAYSSSKGSIRLIDLRQSALCDSHSKLFEEQEAPGSRSFFTEIIASISDIKFAKDGRHILSRDYMTLKLWDINMDSGPVATFQVHEYLRPKLCDLYENDSIFDKFECCLSGDGLRVATGSYSNLFRMFGCSAGSTEATTLEASKNPMRRQIQTPSRPARSLSSSITRVVRRGSESPGVDSNGNSFDFTTKLLHLAWHPSENSIACAAANSLYMYYA, translated from the exons ATGAACGGTGGTGATGGTGGAGAGGCAGCGGCAGCTACGGCGGGTCCACCAGCGCCGCTGGAATGGAAATTTTCACAGGTATTTGGGGAGAGGACGGCTGGCGAAGAAGTGCAAGAAG TCGATATAATATCTGCAATTGAGTTTGACAAAACTGGCAACCACCTTGCTACTGGTGACCGCGGTGGAAGGGTGGTTTTATTTGAAAGGACCGATACCAAAGAG CATGGAAGGAATCGAAAAGATTTAGAGAAGATGGACTACCCAATAAGTCGACATCCAGAGTTTCGTTACAAAACTGAATTTCAGAGCCATGAACCAGAG TTTGATTATCTGAAGAGTTTGGAAATTGAGGAGAAGATCAATAAGATACGCTGGTGCCAGACAGCTAATGGAGCCGTCTTTCTTTTGTCCACTAATGACAAAACCATTAAGTTTTGGAAG GTTCAAGAAAAGAAAGTTAAGAAAATTTCTGAATTGAATGTTGATCCTTCTAAAGTTTGCAGTGCTGCAAGTTCTAGTGATTCTTCTAGTCATAATCAGCATCTTTCTAATGGGAGCTATTCAGATCGATCTTACAACTTTTCAAGAAATGATGGACTGTCCTTGCCTTCTGATAGCATCCATTCACTGAGATTACCTATG ATTACAAGTGCTGAGAGCAGTCTCGTTGCAAGATGTAGGAGAGTTTATGCTCATGCCCATGACTACCATATCAATTCGATATCAAATAACAg TGATTGTGAAACATTTATATCAGCTGATGATCTGAGAATCAATCTCTGGAACTTGGAAATAAGCAGTCAAAGCTTCAATATTGTTGATGTGAAGCCAGCAAATATGGAGGACCTAACTG AGGTGATAACATCAGCAGAATTTCATCCTACTCATTGTAATATGTTAGCATATAGTAGTTCAAAAGGATCCATTCGTCTTATTGATCTGCGGCAATCAGCTTTGTGTGATTCACATTCTAAACT ATTTGAGGAGCAGGAGGCGCCTGGATCGAGGTCATTTTTCACTGAGATAATTGCTTCAATATCAGATATTAAGTTTGCCAAGGATGGAAGACATATACTTAGTCGTGATTACATGACCCTAAAG CTGTGGGATATCAATATGGATTCTGGCCCAGTAGCAACTTTCCAGGTTCATGAATATTTGAGACCCAAG CTCTGCGACTTGTATGAAAATGATTCTATTTTCGATAAATTTGAATGTTGCCTCAGCGGTGACGGTCTTCGGGTGGCAACTGGTTCTTACAG CAACCTGTTCCGCATGTTTGGTTGTAGTGCGGGCAGCACTGAAGCAACCACTTTAGAAGCTAGTAAAAACCCAATGAG AAGGCAGATTCAAACCCCTTCAAGACCTGCCAGATCCCTGAGCAGCAGCATTACTCGAGTTGTTAGACGAG GCTCAGAAAGTCCTGGAGTCGACTCCAATGGAAATTCGTTCGATTTCACTACAAAGCTGCTTCACCTTGCATGGCACCCATCAGAAAACTCAATAGCCTGTGCTGCTGCGAATAGCCTGTACATGTACTATGCATAA
- the LOC140978280 gene encoding NDR1/HIN1-like protein 3: MAERVYPSAKPAANGAAATASTITGTAAPAFPASKAQLYNATRPAYRPQPPPRRSKRSICCACCLWTTVCILILLLLAGIAGVVFCVIYRPHRPSFSVTSLQLSKFNLTDTTVTSAFNFTLVARNTNKKITFFYDPIAVEILSGDISIGSGSFQAFTHGTQNTTTLRAVVSSSAAPIPDGIDFSTLKSSLKNKNLALKIQLDSKVEVKVGKLKTKKLKIRVVCDGIKVAPPTGNSTAAATTSKVKCKVDPRVKIIKWTV, translated from the coding sequence ATGGCGGAGAGAGTTTATCCATCTGCAAAACCAGCAGCAAACGGCGCCGCCGCTACCGCCAGCACAATCACCGGCACCGCAGCCCCAGCATTCCCGGCGAGTAAAGCTCAGCTCTATAATGCTACACGCCCAGCCTACCGTCCTCAGCCTCCGCCACGCCGGAGCAAACGTAGCATATGCTGCGCTTGCTGCCTCTGGACCACAGTCTGCATCCTAATCTTGTTACTCCTAGCCGGAATAGCTGGAGTCGTATTCTGCGTGATTTACCGCCCCCACCGACCCTCCTTCTCTGTCACATCTCTCCAGCTCTCCAAATTTAATCTCACCGACACAACCGTGACGTCCGCCTTCAACTTCACCCTTGTCGCTCGTAACACTAACAAGAAGATCACCTTCTTTTACGATCCGATCGCGGTGGAAATACTCTCCGGCGACATTTCCATCGGCTCTGGATCTTTCCAGGCTTTCACTCACGGAACCCAAAACACGACGACTCTAAGAGCAGTCGTTTCTAGTTCGGCAGCTCCGATCCCCGACGGAATTGATTTCTCGACGTTGAAATCCAGCTTGAAGAACAAGAACCTTGCCCTGAAAATTCAACTGGATTCAAAAGTGGAGGTAAAAGTCGGGAAATTGAAAACGAAAAAGCTGAAAATCAGGGTCGTTTGCGACGGAATCAAGGTTGCTCCTCCTACAGGCAATTCTACTGCCGCCGCGACGACTTCGAAAGTGAAATGCAAAGTTGATCCGAGAGTCAAGATCATCAAGTGGACGGTTTGA
- the LOC140979298 gene encoding uncharacterized protein: MQDPSLYSQIRSLIQPQPQFPDQEHLKCPRCDSANTKFCYYNNYNLSQPRHFCKSCKRYWTKGGALRNIPVGGGSRKNTKRRSSSAAASHNHQSKRPATSASNNIKIHDASEIKELLRLEGDNCVGQFANSMEVSGVFSSLFPMGRQYGNFLDGTNGSSLQFKDHFGDPGPGHNMDHQFGMESGSDSKNGNDSFLVNGRNGLRLA, translated from the coding sequence ATGCAAGACCCATCACTGTATTCTCAGATCAGATCACTGATACAGCCGCAGCCACAATTCCCAGATCAAGAACACTTGAAGTGTCCAAGGTGTGATTCCGCAAACACGAAGTTTTGCTACTACAACAACTATAATCTCTCTCAGCCACGCCACTTTTGCAAGAGCTGTAAAAGGTACTGGACTAAAGGCGGAGCGTTAAGGAACATCCCTGTCGGCGGTGGCTCCAGGAAGAACACCAAACGTAGATCCTCCTCCGCTGCCGCCTCACACAACCATCAGAGCAAACGCCCTGCAACATCAGCATCTAATAACATCAAAATACACGATGCATCAGAAATTAAAGAGCTATTGCGTCTCGAGGGGGATAACTGCGTGGGGCAGTTTGCTAACTCGATGGAGGTGAGTGGGGTTTTCAGCTCCCTGTTCCCAATGGGTAGGCAATATGGTAATTTTCTTGATGGAACCAATGGGTCAAGCTTGCAGTTCAAGGACCATTTTGGAGATCCGGGTCCGGGTCATAATATGGATCATCAATTTGGGATGGAAAGTGGGAGTGATAGTAAGAATGGTAATGATAGTTTCTTGGTTAATGGTCGCAATGGATTACGGCTCGCATGA
- the LOC140978286 gene encoding inactive protein kinase SELMODRAFT_444075-like → MSRDLKKRVKQQDKDCDIAEKVVVAVKASKEFPKSALVWALTHVVKPGDCVVLHVVANSQNSGRKLWGFPRLTGDCASVHRRSLSATSADRKSDITDSCSQMILQLQDVYDPNEISVKINIVPGTPCGAVAADAKRNHAKWVVLDKDLKHEEKRCMEELQCNIVVMKRSQPNILRLNLVGSPEKKTELSTNPDNDQSSKKKENTNDPLVLTRGPLVTPSSSPETFTATEVGTSSVSSSDPGTSPFFITAVKGGLKKEGILDSKRDRDSGDSGSETEIEYLLSSSSLRFQPSLEHLGENSRRTHNRSLSSGTSILLEKLTKLDDQVRFGSPRYLSNQDLSGSLREVISTFKTTPPGPPPSLCSICQHKAPVFGKPPRWFTYAELELATGGFSRANFLAEGGFGSVYQGVLPDGQAIAVKQHKMASSQGDQEFCSEVEVLSCAQHRNVVMLIGFCIEGSRRLLVNEYICNGSLDSYLYGRHPDTLTWSARQKIAVGAARGLRYLHEECRVGCIVHRDMRPNNILITHDFEPLVGDFGLARWQPDGETGVETRVIGTFGYLAPEYAQSGQITEKADVYSFGVVLMELATGRKAIDMNRSKGQQCLTEWARPLLEAFAIDELIDPRLGSQYLENEVHCMLHAASLCLSRDPLERPRMSQVLRILEGEVMGSTQRSVSGKMWSDHRIQNEQHIDLAVNKVTQHLDSKLSINSRSKFH, encoded by the exons ATGAGTAGAGATTTGAAGAAAAGGGTTAAGCAACAAGACAAGGATTGTGATATTGCTGAAAAGGTTGTGGTTGCTGTTAAGGCATCCAAGGAGTTCCCTAAGAGTGCTCTGGTTTGGGCTCTGACCCACGTTGTTAAACCTGGAGACTGCGTTGTATTGCATGTTGTCGCAAATTCACAGAATTCTG GGAGAAAACTATGGGGCTTCCCTAGATTGACCGGAGACTGTGCTAGTGTCCACCGGAGGTCACTGTCTGCTACAAGTGCGGACCGCAAATCTGATATAACAGATTCTTGCTCTCAGATGATTCTTCAGCTGCAAGATGTATACGACCCAAATGAA ATCAGCGTGAAGATAAATATTGTCCCGGGGACGCCATGTGGAGCCGTTGCTGCTGATGCAAAAAGAAATCATGCGAAGTGGGTGGTCTTGGACAA AGATCTCAAACATGAAGAAAAACGCTGCATGGAAGAGTTACAATGCAACATTGTGGTTATGAAACGGTCCCAACCGAATATTCTTAGATTGAATTTAGTCGGATCACCAGAAAAGAAAACAGAGTTGAGTACCAATCCTGATAATGACCAGTcatcaaagaaaaaagaaaataccaACGATCCTCTGGTTTTGACTCGTGGTCCTCTTGTTACCCCCTCGAGTAGTCCGGAGACATTCACCGCAACAGAAGTAGGGACTTCTTCAGTTTCAAGCTCTGATCCCGGAACTTCGCCATTCTTCATTACCGCAGTAAAGGGTGGCCTCAAGAAAGAGGGCATATTAGATTCAAAACGAGATCGAGATAGTGGTGATTCGGGTTCAGAAACTGAGATAGAATATTTGTTGTCCTCCTCGAGTTTGAGGTTTCAACCATCTTTGGAACATCTTGGGGAAAACTCGAGACGAACTCATAATCGTTCTTTAAGTTCTGGAACCAGTATCCTTCTAGAAAAGCTTACTAAACTAGATGACCAAGTCAGGTTTGGATCACCAAGGTATCTGTCAAATCAAGATCTCAGTGGCAGTTTGAGGGAAGTAATTTCCACATTCAAGACTACTCCCCCTGGACCCCCTCCTTCCTTGTGTTCTATTTGTCAGCACAAGGCTCCTGTATTTGGTAAACCTCCGAGGTGGTTCACATATGCTGAACTGGAGCTTGCCACCGGAGGTTTTTCACGAGCTAACTTTTTGGCAGAAGGAGGGTTCGGATCTGTCTACCAAGGAGTCCTTCCCGATGGCCAGGCTATTGCAGTTAAGCAACACAAAATGGCAAGTTCTCAAGGGGATCAAGAATTTTGCTCAGAAGTTGAAGTGCTAAGCTGTGCTCAGCACCGCAATGTTGTTATGTTAATTGGTTTCTGCATCGAAGGCAGCAGAAGATTGTTGGTAAATGAGTACATCTGCAATGGATCACTGGATTCGTATCTCTACG GACGTCATCCAGATACATTAACGTGGTCTGCACGTCAGAAAATTGCAGTCGGAGCTGCCCGAGGTTTACGATATCTCCATGAAGAATGCAGAGTTGGTTGCATTGTGCATCGTGACATGCGACCCAATAATATTCTTATTACTCATGATTTCGAACCCTTG GTGGGAGATTTTGGTCTAGCAAGGTGGCAGCCTGATGGAGAAACAGGAGTTGAAACTAGAGTAATTGGAACATTTGG GTACTTGGCACCCGAGTATGCTCAAAGTGGTCAAATCACTGAGAAAGCAGATGTTTACTCATTTGGTGTGGTATTAATGGAGCTAGCGACTGGACGTAAAGCAATCGATATGAACAGGTCCAAGGGTCAGCAATGTCTTACAGAATGG GCACGCCCACTATTGGAAGCATTTGCTATAGATGAACTCATAGATCCACGCTTAGGCAGCCAGTATTTGGAGAACGAGGTTCACTGTATGCTGCATGCTGCATCTTTGTGCTTAAGTCGGGATCCTCTGGAAAGACCTCGCATGTCGCAG GTGCTCAGGATACTTGAAGGCGAAGTCATGGGTTCGACCCAAAGGTCCGTTAGTGGGAAGATGTGGTCTGATCACCGGATACAAAACGAACAGCATATCGACCTTGCTGTGAACAAAGTCACCCAGCATTTGGATTCGAAGCTTTCTATCAACTCGAGATCGAAATTTCACTGA